One genomic segment of Chitinophaga sancti includes these proteins:
- a CDS encoding discoidin domain-containing protein, translating to MKKILLSICLFISMVSHAQHTTYCNPINIDYGYTPIPDFAEWGKHRATADPVIVNYKGTYYLFSTNQWGYWYSEDRVNWTFVSRRFLRPWNAGYDELCAPAVGVVGDTMIVFGSTYTRNFTLWMSTSPKENAWKPLVDSFEIGGWDPAFFTDDDGRLYMYNGSSNRYPLYGVELDRTSFKPVGTRQEMYLLEPWRYGWQRFGEHMDNTFLDPFIEGAWMTKYHGKYYLQYGAPGTEMSGYADGVIVGPAPLGNHFTPQSDPLSFKAGGFARGAGHGATFTDNKGAYWHVSTMGISVKNNFERRIGIWPAGFDQDDMMYCNTAFGDYPHYTNGDFTGWMLLNYNKPVTVSSTLGRYTANNAVDEDIKTYWSAASGDAGEWIQSDLGNVSEVHAVQVNYADQDATFLGKQTDIYHQYKLMYSLDGKKWVSLIDKSKNKTDVPHDYVAFATPLKARYIRLENVHMPTGKFAISGLRVFGNASGRKPVQPENLIVLRTEKDKRSAWVKWKPATDAYAYNIYYGTAPGKLYTNIMVYNANEYWLKTLDTEKIYYFTIEAINENGVSDKTRVLKVE from the coding sequence ATGAAAAAGATACTCCTTTCCATCTGCTTATTCATCAGCATGGTGAGCCATGCACAGCACACCACTTATTGCAATCCAATCAATATTGACTATGGCTATACACCTATTCCCGACTTTGCGGAATGGGGAAAACATAGGGCCACAGCAGACCCTGTCATAGTGAATTACAAAGGAACCTATTATTTGTTTTCGACGAACCAATGGGGCTATTGGTATAGCGAAGATAGGGTGAACTGGACCTTTGTATCCAGGCGGTTTCTGCGCCCCTGGAATGCAGGATACGATGAATTATGTGCGCCGGCAGTGGGTGTAGTGGGAGATACGATGATTGTATTTGGGTCAACCTATACACGGAACTTTACTTTATGGATGAGCACCTCGCCGAAGGAGAATGCCTGGAAACCATTGGTAGATTCTTTTGAAATTGGAGGTTGGGATCCCGCATTCTTTACGGATGATGATGGCCGTTTGTATATGTATAACGGGAGTAGTAACCGGTATCCATTATATGGCGTGGAGCTGGATCGTACGAGTTTTAAACCGGTCGGAACCAGACAGGAAATGTATTTGCTGGAACCCTGGAGATATGGCTGGCAGCGGTTTGGAGAGCATATGGATAATACCTTCCTGGATCCGTTTATTGAAGGTGCCTGGATGACGAAATACCATGGTAAATATTACCTGCAATATGGCGCACCGGGTACAGAAATGAGCGGGTATGCAGATGGTGTGATAGTAGGCCCTGCACCATTAGGGAATCACTTCACACCACAATCAGATCCATTGTCATTCAAAGCTGGTGGCTTTGCAAGAGGTGCAGGGCATGGCGCTACATTTACAGATAACAAAGGTGCATATTGGCATGTGAGCACAATGGGCATCAGTGTGAAGAATAATTTTGAACGCAGGATCGGCATCTGGCCGGCAGGATTTGACCAGGATGATATGATGTATTGTAATACAGCCTTTGGCGATTACCCGCATTATACAAATGGTGATTTTACCGGGTGGATGTTGTTGAATTATAACAAGCCGGTAACGGTATCGTCTACATTAGGACGTTATACTGCCAACAATGCGGTAGATGAGGATATTAAAACCTATTGGAGTGCCGCCAGTGGCGATGCAGGAGAGTGGATACAATCTGATTTGGGCAATGTGTCTGAAGTACATGCCGTGCAGGTAAACTATGCAGACCAGGATGCCACTTTCTTAGGCAAGCAAACGGATATTTATCACCAGTATAAATTGATGTATTCATTAGATGGAAAGAAATGGGTGTCATTAATCGATAAAAGCAAAAATAAAACGGATGTGCCGCATGATTATGTCGCATTCGCAACGCCTTTAAAAGCCAGGTATATCAGGCTGGAAAATGTACATATGCCAACCGGGAAGTTTGCCATCAGTGGTTTGCGGGTATTTGGAAATGCATCAGGCCGCAAACCCGTTCAACCGGAAAACCTTATCGTGCTGCGTACAGAAAAAGATAAGCGGAGTGCATGGGTAAAATGGAAGCCAGCCACGGATGCTTATGCCTATAATATTTACTATGGTACCGCACCTGGTAAGTTGTATACAAATATCATGGTGTACAATGCAAATGAATACTGGTTAAAAACACTGGATACGGAGAAGATTTATTATTTTACAATAGAAGCCATTAATGAAAATGGGGTATCGGACAAGACCAGGGTGCTGAAGGTCGAATAA